A region from the Sander vitreus isolate 19-12246 chromosome 1, sanVit1, whole genome shotgun sequence genome encodes:
- the clec3a gene encoding tetranectin-like protein, with protein sequence MLPAQHTKKKKKRELAIQKIEDLQEPVAHTEGSESALSPPEEGITHPSRLYTTSRTRKAVLPRQSGDAAAEEDDVKSQLERLWQEVNSLKEMQALQTVCLRGIKAHRKCYLTIEEPKHYHEANEDCIAQGGTLATPRDMMENNGLRDYAKRSAPGSKDFWIGVADIVKEGQYVDVNSLPVSYFNWDRSKKQPTGTKRESCVALSVVAQGKWYNEVCRSLKKYICEYIIP encoded by the exons ATGCTACCAGCCCAGCAcaccaagaagaagaagaagagagaactAGCTATACAGAAGATAGAAGATCTGCAGGAGCCTGTTGCACACACTGAAGGATCTGAGTCTGCGCTGTCCCCTCCTGAAGAGGGCATCA CTCACCCCTCCCGTCTGTATACAACATCTCGCACCAGGAAGGCTGTGTTACCCCGTCAGTCCG GCGATGCAGCTGCAGAAGAAGATGATGTGAAGTCCCAGCTTGAGAGGTTGTGGCAGGAGGTGAATTCACTGAAGGAGATGCAGGCGTTGCAGACAG TCTGTCTCCGTGGCATCAAAGCTCACAGAAAGTGTTATCTTACAATTGAGGAACCCAAACATTACCATGAAGCAAATGAAGACTGTATTGCACAAGGAGGAACTCTTGCAACGCCACGGGACATGATGGAAAACAATGGCCTGAGAGACTATGCAAAGAGGAGTGCTCCAGGATCCAAGGACTTCTGGATCGGTGTAGCAGACATAGTGAAAGAAGGCCAGTATGTTGATGTCAACAGCCTGCCAGTCAGCTACTTCAACTGGGACCGCTCCAAGAAGCAGCCCACAGGAACGAAGAGGGAGAGCTGTGTTGCTCTTTCAGTGGTTGCACAAGGAAAGTGGTACAATGAGGTGTGTCGCAGCCTCAAAAAGTACATCTGTGAATATATCATTCCCTAA